A region from the Paenibacillus humicola genome encodes:
- the flgC gene encoding flagellar basal body rod protein FlgC: MNLTSGFDISASALTAQRLRMDVISSNIANADTTRAKFVNGRYEPYKRKMVVFEPMPSFSDLLDGQMNGSDGSIGSKGVKAARIVEDPSPAKLVYDPGNPDADANGYVQMPNVDVLKEMVDMISASRSYEANVTALNATKGMFIKALDIGK, encoded by the coding sequence GTGAACCTGACAAGCGGATTTGACATCAGTGCCTCGGCGTTAACGGCGCAGCGTCTTCGGATGGACGTCATTTCGTCGAACATCGCCAATGCCGATACGACAAGGGCGAAGTTTGTGAACGGGCGATACGAGCCGTACAAGCGAAAGATGGTCGTCTTCGAACCGATGCCGTCGTTCTCCGATTTGTTAGATGGTCAAATGAACGGCAGCGACGGCTCAATAGGCTCCAAGGGTGTAAAGGCGGCGAGAATTGTCGAAGATCCTTCGCCCGCCAAGCTTGTCTATGATCCGGGCAATCCCGATGCGGATGCAAATGGATATGTCCAAATGCCTAATGTCGATGTGCTGAAAGAAATGGTCGATATGATATCGGCCTCCCGCTCTTATGAGGCGAATGTCACGGCGCTGAATGCGACGAAAGGCATGTTCATCAAAGCGCTCGATATCGGCAAATAA
- the flgB gene encoding flagellar basal body rod protein FlgB, with protein MQVLSGTGFRRLEQAVQAGEMRQKVISNNIANADTPNFKRSEVLFEELLQGAAGANQPVLQGRRTNARHIAIGPSGSVPEAQRITDEHDRMNNNANNVDIDREMALLAQNQLGYNVYIQQISHDVKMMRTAIEGR; from the coding sequence ATGCAGGTATTGAGCGGTACCGGATTCAGGCGGCTTGAACAGGCGGTCCAAGCTGGCGAAATGAGGCAGAAAGTCATTTCCAACAATATTGCGAATGCAGACACGCCTAATTTTAAACGTTCTGAAGTCTTATTCGAAGAGCTGCTGCAGGGCGCTGCAGGCGCGAACCAGCCCGTATTGCAGGGCAGACGAACGAATGCGCGCCATATTGCCATCGGACCGTCCGGGTCCGTTCCGGAAGCGCAGCGGATTACGGACGAGCACGACAGGATGAACAATAACGCGAATAATGTCGATATTGATCGGGAAATGGCGCTGCTTGCGCAAAATCAGCTCGGCTATAACGTATACATACAGCAAATCAGCCACGATGTGAAAATGATGCGAACGGCGATTGAGGGGAGATAG
- the codY gene encoding GTP-sensing pleiotropic transcriptional regulator CodY codes for MSLLAKTRTLNRLLQRAAGGALNFRDMAEVLCTTIQADVFVVSRRGKVLGSSAANPHQHEQLRVMPASDLRFSQESNDRFMNMQETVTNAEPDEGIREAFPMMGGQEKMTVVPIVGGRDRLGTLVLLRSSEPFGDDDLILAEYGSTIVGMEILRERAEEIEQEARSRAVVAVAVGSLSFSELEAVEHIFEELDGKEGLLVASKIADRVGITRSVIVNALRKLESAGVIETRSLGMKGTYIKILNNQLIQELDKQKS; via the coding sequence ATGAGTTTACTTGCAAAGACGAGAACGCTGAACCGGCTGCTGCAGCGCGCGGCCGGCGGTGCTCTCAATTTTCGGGATATGGCGGAGGTGCTGTGCACAACGATACAAGCCGATGTATTTGTTGTCAGCCGCAGGGGGAAGGTGCTCGGCAGCTCCGCGGCGAATCCGCATCAGCATGAGCAGCTGCGCGTAATGCCGGCATCGGATCTCAGGTTTTCGCAGGAAAGCAACGACAGGTTCATGAATATGCAGGAAACGGTAACGAATGCCGAGCCCGACGAGGGGATCCGCGAAGCGTTTCCGATGATGGGCGGGCAGGAGAAAATGACGGTTGTCCCGATCGTCGGCGGACGCGACCGTCTAGGTACGCTTGTTTTGCTGCGGAGCTCGGAGCCGTTTGGCGACGACGATCTGATTTTGGCGGAATACGGCTCCACCATCGTCGGCATGGAAATTTTACGCGAGCGCGCCGAAGAAATCGAGCAGGAAGCGAGAAGCCGGGCCGTCGTGGCCGTCGCCGTCGGCTCGCTGTCCTTCAGCGAGCTTGAGGCTGTCGAGCACATTTTCGAAGAGCTGGATGGGAAGGAAGGTCTGCTTGTCGCATCGAAAATCGCCGATCGTGTGGGCATTACGCGCTCGGTGATCGTGAACGCTCTTCGCAAGCTGGAGAGCGCGGGCGTCATCGAGACGCGTTCGCTCGGCATGAAGGGGACCTATATCAAAATCTTGAATAATCAGCTCATTCAGGAGCTTGACAAGCAAAAAAGTTAA
- the hslU gene encoding ATP-dependent protease ATPase subunit HslU, whose product MENDVLTPRQIVAELDKYIVGQKQAKRSVAVALRNRYRRSRLEETLRDEIVPKNILMIGPTGVGKTEIARRLAKLVGAPFVKVEATKFTEVGYVGRDVESMVRDLVETAIRMVKAEKTEKVRDKAEVLANERIVSMLVPSSSKPKPQKNPFEMLFGGANQKEPEPEQEQDASVTNRRQQIREQLAAGKLEQEQIEIEVEDTAPTMLDMLAGQGAEGMGANMQELFGQLMPKRTKKRRLPVKEARKALTQEEANKLIDMDDVIAESIGRAEQSGIIFIDEIDKIASSSRGSGPDVSREGVQRDILPIVEGSTVTTKYGSVKTDFILFVAAGAFHIAKPSDLIPELQGRFPIRVELTNLGLEDFIRILTEPKNALTKQYTALLETEGIEIDFTDEAIRELASIAVDVNKNTENIGARRLHTILEKLLEDLSFEAPELSLDRMTITPEYVREKLGNIAKNRDLSQYIL is encoded by the coding sequence ATGGAAAACGATGTATTGACGCCGCGGCAAATCGTTGCGGAGCTGGATAAGTATATCGTCGGACAAAAACAGGCGAAGCGTTCGGTCGCGGTGGCGCTGCGCAACCGGTACCGGAGAAGCCGGCTGGAAGAGACGCTGCGCGACGAAATCGTGCCGAAAAACATTCTGATGATCGGGCCGACCGGCGTCGGCAAGACGGAAATTGCGCGCCGGCTTGCCAAACTTGTCGGTGCCCCGTTCGTCAAGGTAGAGGCGACGAAGTTTACGGAGGTCGGCTATGTCGGCCGCGACGTCGAATCGATGGTGCGCGACCTGGTGGAGACGGCGATCCGGATGGTGAAGGCGGAGAAGACCGAGAAGGTGCGCGATAAAGCGGAGGTGCTCGCCAACGAGCGCATCGTTTCGATGCTCGTGCCTTCGTCGTCGAAACCGAAGCCGCAAAAAAATCCGTTCGAGATGCTGTTCGGCGGTGCAAACCAAAAAGAACCCGAGCCGGAGCAGGAGCAGGACGCTTCCGTCACGAATCGCAGGCAGCAGATCAGGGAGCAGCTCGCGGCCGGTAAGCTCGAACAGGAACAGATCGAGATCGAGGTGGAGGACACGGCGCCGACCATGCTGGATATGCTGGCAGGCCAGGGAGCGGAAGGCATGGGGGCAAACATGCAGGAGCTGTTCGGCCAGCTGATGCCGAAGCGGACGAAAAAGCGGAGGCTTCCGGTCAAGGAAGCGCGCAAGGCGCTTACTCAGGAAGAAGCGAATAAGCTGATCGACATGGACGATGTCATTGCGGAATCGATCGGCCGCGCCGAGCAGTCGGGTATTATTTTTATCGATGAGATCGACAAAATCGCCAGCTCCTCGCGGGGATCGGGGCCGGACGTGTCCCGGGAAGGCGTGCAGCGCGACATCCTGCCGATCGTCGAGGGCTCGACGGTTACGACGAAATACGGTTCCGTCAAAACGGATTTTATTCTGTTCGTTGCAGCCGGCGCTTTCCATATCGCGAAGCCGTCGGATCTGATACCGGAGCTGCAGGGACGGTTCCCGATTCGCGTGGAGCTGACCAACCTTGGCCTGGAGGACTTTATCCGGATTTTGACCGAGCCGAAGAACGCGCTGACCAAGCAGTATACGGCACTTCTCGAAACCGAAGGGATTGAAATCGATTTTACCGACGAAGCGATCCGCGAGCTCGCCTCGATCGCGGTCGATGTCAACAAAAATACGGAAAATATCGGGGCGCGCAGGCTGCATACCATTTTGGAGAAGCTGCTGGAGGATCTGTCGTTTGAAGCTCCGGAGCTGTCGCTGGACCGGATGACGATTACGCCGGAGTATGTCCGCGAAAAGTTAGGGAATATTGCGAAAAATCGCGATTTGAGTCAATATATTTTATAG
- the hslV gene encoding ATP-dependent protease subunit HslV → MEMQFHATTICAVRHNGKGAIAGDGQVTFGNSMVMKHQAKKVRRLYRGQVVAGFAGSVADAISLFEKFEGKLEEHHGNLQRAAVELAKDWRSDRVLRRLEAMMIVMDASGMLLVSGNGEIIEPDDGILAIGSGGSFAMAAARALKKHAVDLEAKEMARSALEIAADICVFTNRNIIVEEIE, encoded by the coding sequence TTGGAAATGCAGTTTCATGCGACCACGATTTGCGCGGTGCGGCATAATGGAAAAGGAGCGATTGCCGGCGACGGCCAAGTAACCTTCGGAAACAGCATGGTCATGAAGCATCAGGCCAAGAAGGTCCGCCGTTTATATCGCGGACAGGTCGTCGCCGGTTTTGCGGGCTCGGTCGCCGATGCCATTTCCCTGTTCGAGAAATTCGAAGGGAAGCTGGAGGAGCATCACGGCAACCTGCAGCGCGCCGCAGTCGAACTGGCTAAGGATTGGCGCTCCGACCGCGTGCTTCGCCGGCTGGAAGCGATGATGATCGTGATGGACGCGAGCGGCATGCTGCTTGTTTCCGGCAACGGCGAAATTATTGAGCCGGACGACGGCATTCTCGCAATCGGATCGGGCGGCAGCTTCGCCATGGCCGCTGCGCGCGCGCTCAAGAAGCATGCCGTTGATCTGGAAGCGAAAGAGATGGCCAGATCCGCACTGGAAATCGCTGCGGACATCTGCGTCTTTACGAACCGGAATATTATCGTGGAAGAGATCGAGTAA
- the trmFO gene encoding FADH(2)-oxidizing methylenetetrahydrofolate--tRNA-(uracil(54)-C(5))-methyltransferase TrmFO, translating to MSEHQRVTVVGAGLAGSEAAWQIAAQGVPVTLYEMRPVRKTPAHHTKHFAELVCSNSLRANGLSNAVGVLKEEMRRSGSLIMDCADRNAVPAGGALAVDRDGFSGDVTRLLEEHPLVEVRREELTSIPEDGIVVIATGPLTAPGLSEQIRSKLGEEYFYFYDAAAPIVEKDSIDMSKVYLASRYDKGEAAYLNCPMTVEEFDRFYEALVTAETAELKTFEKEQYFEGCMPIEVMARRGKQTVLFGPMKPVGLVNPHTGKLPHAVIQLRQDNAAGTLYNLVGFQTHLKWGEQKRVFSLIPGLEHAEFVRYGVMHRNTFINSPKLLRPTYQFNQRDTLFFAGQMTGVEGYVESAASGLIAGLNAGRLARGLAPLVFPADTALGSMAQYITTADFKHFQPMNANFGLFPPLERRIRGKKEKNEAIALRALERLAAFRSEQDGRNPITSGIE from the coding sequence TTGTCCGAACATCAGCGCGTGACGGTCGTCGGAGCAGGGCTTGCCGGCAGCGAAGCGGCCTGGCAAATCGCCGCCCAAGGCGTTCCCGTCACGTTATATGAAATGCGGCCGGTCCGGAAGACGCCGGCGCATCATACGAAGCATTTCGCCGAGCTCGTCTGCAGCAACAGCCTGCGGGCGAACGGACTGAGCAACGCGGTCGGGGTGCTGAAAGAAGAAATGCGCCGGAGCGGGTCGCTTATTATGGATTGCGCGGACCGCAACGCCGTGCCGGCCGGCGGCGCGCTCGCCGTCGACCGGGACGGCTTCTCCGGCGATGTCACGCGGCTCCTTGAGGAACATCCGCTTGTCGAAGTGCGCCGCGAGGAGCTGACGTCGATTCCGGAGGACGGCATCGTCGTCATTGCGACCGGCCCTCTTACCGCGCCGGGGCTGTCGGAACAGATTCGTTCGAAGCTCGGCGAGGAATATTTTTATTTTTACGACGCCGCGGCGCCGATCGTCGAGAAAGACTCCATCGATATGAGCAAAGTCTATTTGGCTTCTCGCTACGACAAGGGTGAAGCGGCCTATTTGAACTGCCCCATGACGGTGGAGGAGTTCGACCGGTTCTACGAGGCGCTTGTAACGGCGGAAACGGCAGAGCTCAAAACGTTCGAGAAAGAGCAGTATTTCGAGGGCTGCATGCCGATAGAAGTGATGGCGCGGCGCGGGAAACAAACGGTGCTGTTCGGTCCGATGAAGCCGGTCGGCCTCGTCAACCCGCATACGGGCAAACTTCCGCATGCCGTCATTCAGCTTCGTCAGGATAACGCCGCCGGCACGCTGTACAACCTGGTCGGCTTCCAGACCCATTTGAAATGGGGCGAGCAGAAGCGGGTCTTTTCGCTTATTCCGGGCTTGGAGCATGCCGAGTTCGTCCGGTACGGGGTTATGCACCGCAATACGTTTATCAATTCGCCGAAGCTGCTTCGGCCGACTTACCAGTTCAACCAACGAGATACGCTGTTTTTTGCCGGCCAAATGACCGGCGTCGAAGGCTATGTCGAATCGGCCGCCTCGGGACTGATTGCAGGTTTGAATGCGGGACGGCTGGCGCGCGGCCTAGCGCCGCTCGTATTTCCGGCGGACACGGCGCTTGGCAGCATGGCGCAGTACATTACGACGGCCGATTTCAAGCATTTCCAGCCGATGAACGCCAACTTCGGGCTGTTTCCGCCGCTGGAGCGCAGAATTCGCGGCAAGAAAGAGAAGAACGAAGCGATCGCTCTGCGGGCGCTGGAACGGCTTGCCGCTTTCCGCAGCGAGCAGGACGGCAGAAATCCGATTACGTCAGGAATCGAATAA
- the topA gene encoding type I DNA topoisomerase, translating into MADSLVIVESPAKAKTIGKYLGSKFIVKASMGHIRDLPKSQIGVEVENDFNPKYITIRGKGSVLKELKDASKKVKKVYLAADPDREGEAIAWHLAHYLELNERDSCRVVFNEITKQAVKDAFKSPRPINMDLVNAQQARRILDRLVGYKISPLLWKKVKKGLSAGRVQSVAVKLIIDRENEIDAFVPEEYWTITALLKHGSSTFEAKFYALGGEKKELGSEQDVQDVLKAMGSSPFTVADVKERERLRNPAPPFITSSLQQEAARKLGFRASKTMSIAQQLYEGVDLGKEGTVGLITYMRTDSTRVSPVAQEEAKGFIEDKYGAPYYPEQPRVYLKRNSNAQDAHEAIRPTSVLREPDSVKEFLSRDQFRLYKLVWERFVASQMASAVLDTMTVDLSVGTATFRAVGSKIKFPGFMKIYVEGNDDGTTEEEKFLPPLKASDTAEPESVEPKQHFTQPPPRYTEARLVRTMEEIGIGRPSTYAPTLETIQKRGYVAIEEKKFFPTELGELVIQLMEEFFPEILNVEFTAHMEDDLDHVEDGKEDWVRVLGAFYESFEKRLEVAEDEMKEIEIQDEVSDEICEKCGRHMVYKMGRFGKFLACSGFPDCRNTKPIVKDIGVTCPKCKEGKIIERRSKKGRIFYGCDRYPACDFVSWDKPSGKPCPQCGTMLVEKRNRSGARLQCPQCDYREEVLEDQELEQEQAEY; encoded by the coding sequence ATGGCGGATTCGCTCGTAATCGTCGAGTCGCCGGCTAAAGCGAAAACGATCGGCAAATACCTTGGCAGCAAATTTATTGTCAAGGCGTCGATGGGACATATTCGCGACCTGCCGAAGAGCCAGATCGGCGTTGAGGTCGAGAACGATTTCAATCCCAAATATATTACGATACGCGGCAAAGGGAGCGTTCTCAAGGAACTGAAGGACGCAAGCAAAAAAGTAAAAAAAGTATATCTCGCGGCGGACCCCGACCGCGAAGGAGAAGCCATCGCCTGGCACCTGGCGCATTACCTCGAGCTGAACGAACGCGACTCGTGCCGCGTCGTCTTTAACGAAATCACGAAGCAGGCGGTCAAGGATGCGTTCAAATCGCCGCGGCCGATCAATATGGATCTGGTAAACGCCCAGCAGGCCAGGCGGATTCTCGACCGTCTTGTCGGCTATAAGATCAGCCCTCTGCTGTGGAAAAAGGTGAAAAAAGGGCTGTCGGCCGGACGCGTGCAGTCCGTCGCCGTCAAGCTGATTATCGACCGCGAAAATGAAATCGACGCCTTCGTGCCGGAGGAATACTGGACGATAACGGCGCTGCTGAAGCACGGCAGCTCCACGTTCGAAGCGAAGTTTTACGCGCTTGGCGGAGAGAAGAAGGAGCTTGGCAGCGAACAGGACGTTCAGGACGTGCTGAAGGCGATGGGCTCTTCGCCGTTCACCGTCGCGGACGTGAAGGAGAGGGAGCGGCTGCGCAATCCGGCACCGCCCTTCATTACAAGCTCCCTGCAGCAGGAGGCGGCCCGCAAGCTCGGCTTCCGGGCTTCCAAGACGATGTCCATCGCCCAGCAGCTGTATGAAGGGGTCGATTTGGGCAAAGAAGGGACCGTCGGTCTCATCACCTATATGCGTACCGATTCGACGCGGGTATCTCCCGTTGCCCAAGAGGAAGCGAAAGGGTTTATCGAAGACAAATACGGCGCGCCTTATTACCCGGAGCAGCCGCGGGTTTATTTGAAGCGAAACAGCAACGCGCAGGACGCGCACGAGGCGATTCGGCCGACATCGGTGCTGCGCGAGCCGGATTCGGTCAAAGAGTTTTTAAGCCGCGACCAGTTCCGGCTTTACAAGCTGGTATGGGAACGTTTTGTCGCGAGCCAGATGGCGTCGGCCGTGCTCGATACGATGACGGTCGACCTGTCGGTAGGAACGGCGACGTTCCGTGCGGTCGGCTCGAAAATCAAGTTTCCGGGCTTCATGAAAATTTACGTGGAAGGCAATGACGACGGCACGACGGAGGAGGAGAAGTTTCTGCCTCCGCTGAAGGCAAGCGATACGGCCGAGCCGGAATCGGTCGAGCCGAAGCAGCATTTTACGCAGCCGCCGCCCCGGTACACCGAAGCGAGACTTGTCCGCACGATGGAGGAAATCGGAATCGGACGGCCAAGCACCTATGCGCCGACGCTGGAGACGATCCAGAAGCGCGGCTATGTCGCGATCGAAGAAAAGAAATTTTTTCCTACGGAGCTCGGCGAGCTGGTCATCCAGCTGATGGAGGAATTTTTTCCCGAAATTCTCAATGTGGAGTTTACCGCGCATATGGAAGACGACCTCGACCATGTCGAGGACGGGAAGGAAGATTGGGTGCGCGTGCTGGGCGCCTTCTACGAATCGTTCGAGAAGCGGCTCGAGGTCGCCGAGGACGAAATGAAGGAAATCGAGATTCAGGACGAGGTATCGGATGAGATCTGCGAGAAATGCGGCCGGCATATGGTCTATAAAATGGGTCGCTTCGGCAAGTTTCTCGCCTGCTCCGGCTTTCCGGATTGCCGGAACACGAAGCCGATCGTGAAAGATATCGGCGTTACGTGCCCGAAATGCAAGGAAGGCAAAATTATCGAGCGCCGCAGCAAGAAGGGCCGAATCTTTTACGGCTGCGACCGTTATCCGGCATGCGATTTCGTATCCTGGGATAAACCGTCGGGCAAGCCTTGTCCGCAGTGCGGTACGATGCTGGTCGAGAAGCGCAACCGAAGCGGCGCGCGGCTGCAGTGCCCGCAGTGCGATTATAGGGAGGAAGTGCTGGAGGACCAGGAGCTCGAACAGGAGCAGGCGGAATATTGA
- the dprA gene encoding DNA-processing protein DprA, producing MYNEAKRTEALLTLHETPGIGWQTVRKAAEFGRWDAYGRFTPEAWVSSVGLKPEQAAAASRAFAGTDQALRSQKLASRGIRVLTVFDAEYPERLRQSPQPPWVLYTIGRTELLTRPSIAIVGTRGPTAYGRRIASHLARELSECGIVVVSGMARGIDSMAHEGALEGSGGTVAVLGTPVDVVYPRENRALYRSIAERGSGVVISEVPPGTPFHPGLFPLRNRIIAGLSLGTAVVEAAERSGSLITADQALEMGRDVFAVPGPVSSPKSAGTNSLIKQGAKLIASAADIMEEYSELLPKRRTAAAPGAFEGHSGAEPLTAEEAAVVAILQDGPLTIDELHERTSYPFGLLNAVLINLCIKQRVEQHPGSIYSAF from the coding sequence ATGTATAATGAAGCGAAACGTACGGAAGCGCTGCTGACGCTGCACGAAACGCCGGGCATCGGCTGGCAAACGGTCCGCAAAGCGGCCGAATTCGGAAGATGGGACGCTTACGGCCGGTTCACGCCCGAAGCGTGGGTATCGTCGGTCGGATTGAAGCCGGAGCAGGCTGCGGCGGCGTCCAGAGCATTTGCCGGGACCGATCAGGCGCTGCGCTCGCAAAAGCTTGCCTCCCGCGGCATCCGCGTGCTGACCGTCTTTGATGCCGAATATCCGGAGCGGTTAAGACAATCGCCGCAGCCGCCTTGGGTGCTGTATACGATCGGGCGCACCGAGCTGCTGACCCGGCCGTCGATCGCGATTGTCGGGACACGCGGGCCGACCGCTTACGGCCGCAGAATCGCCTCGCACCTTGCCCGGGAGCTGTCCGAATGCGGCATCGTCGTCGTGAGCGGCATGGCACGCGGCATCGACAGCATGGCTCACGAGGGGGCACTGGAGGGAAGCGGAGGCACGGTGGCGGTGCTGGGCACGCCGGTCGACGTCGTTTACCCGCGTGAAAACCGCGCCTTGTACCGCTCCATTGCGGAGCGGGGCAGCGGGGTCGTCATTTCCGAAGTGCCGCCCGGAACGCCTTTCCATCCCGGCCTGTTCCCGCTTCGCAACCGCATCATCGCCGGACTGTCGCTCGGCACGGCCGTCGTGGAGGCCGCGGAGCGCAGCGGCTCGCTCATAACGGCCGATCAGGCGCTGGAAATGGGGCGCGATGTGTTCGCCGTACCGGGACCGGTTTCCTCGCCCAAGAGCGCGGGAACGAACAGTCTGATCAAGCAGGGAGCAAAGCTGATTGCGTCCGCGGCTGATATTATGGAAGAGTACAGCGAGCTGCTGCCGAAGCGGAGAACGGCTGCAGCTCCGGGAGCTTTCGAAGGGCATTCCGGTGCGGAACCTCTGACGGCGGAGGAAGCGGCTGTGGTCGCGATTTTGCAGGATGGGCCGCTCACGATCGACGAGCTGCACGAGCGGACCTCGTACCCGTTTGGACTTTTGAACGCAGTTCTGATAAATTTATGTATAAAACAAAGGGTCGAACAACATCCCGGTTCAATATATAGCGCCTTTTAG
- the sucD gene encoding succinate--CoA ligase subunit alpha → MSILVGKDTKVITQGITGKTALFHAKGALDYGTQMVGGTSPGKGGQKVDITLENGSTVSLPVFNTVAEAVAETGATASVIYVPPAFAADAILEAVDAELELVICITEGIPVLDMVKVKRYMEGRKTRLIGPNCPGVITPDECKIGIMPGYIHAKGHVGVVSRSGTLTYEAVHQLTTRGIGQSSAVGIGGDPVKGSEFIDVLSMFNDDPDTYAVIMIGEIGGSAEEEAAEWIKANMKKPVVGFIGGATAPPGKRMGHAGAIISGGKGTAAEKIATLEKCGIRVAPTPSEMGSTLVAALEERGMLDKCKTH, encoded by the coding sequence ATGAGCATTTTGGTAGGAAAAGATACAAAGGTCATCACGCAGGGCATCACGGGTAAAACCGCTTTGTTTCATGCCAAAGGGGCTTTGGACTACGGAACGCAAATGGTAGGGGGAACGTCGCCGGGCAAAGGCGGCCAGAAGGTCGACATTACGTTGGAGAACGGGAGCACGGTGTCGCTTCCGGTATTCAACACGGTCGCCGAAGCCGTCGCCGAAACGGGCGCAACCGCATCGGTTATTTACGTTCCGCCGGCTTTCGCGGCCGACGCGATCCTGGAAGCGGTCGACGCCGAGCTGGAGCTCGTCATCTGCATCACGGAAGGCATTCCGGTGCTGGACATGGTTAAGGTGAAACGGTACATGGAAGGCCGTAAAACGCGCCTGATCGGGCCGAACTGTCCGGGCGTCATTACGCCGGACGAATGTAAAATCGGCATCATGCCGGGCTACATCCACGCCAAGGGCCATGTCGGCGTCGTCTCCCGCAGCGGAACGCTGACTTACGAAGCCGTGCATCAATTGACGACGCGCGGCATCGGCCAATCGTCCGCGGTCGGCATCGGCGGCGACCCCGTTAAAGGCTCGGAGTTTATCGACGTCCTGAGCATGTTTAACGACGATCCGGACACCTATGCCGTTATTATGATCGGCGAAATCGGCGGTTCCGCGGAAGAGGAAGCGGCCGAATGGATCAAGGCGAACATGAAAAAGCCGGTTGTCGGCTTTATCGGCGGCGCAACGGCGCCTCCAGGCAAACGGATGGGCCATGCCGGCGCGATTATTTCCGGCGGCAAAGGAACGGCGGCCGAGAAAATCGCCACGCTGGAGAAGTGCGGCATCCGCGTCGCGCCGACGCCTTCGGAAATGGGCTCGACGCTCGTGGCGGCGCTGGAAGAGCGCGGCATGCTGGACAAGTGTAAAACGCACTGA
- the sucC gene encoding ADP-forming succinate--CoA ligase subunit beta — translation MNIHEYQGKAVLKQYGVAVPEGKVAFTVDEAVEAAKELGTQVVVVKAQIHAGGRGKAGGVKVAKNLDEVRQYASEILGKVLVTHQTGPEGKEVKRLLVEQGCDIKKEYYIGVVVDRGTGRVVMMASEEGGTEIEEVAARTPEKIFKEVIDPAVGLQPFQARKLAFAIHIPNELVNKAAQFMLSLYSAFVDKDCSIAEINPLVVTGDGNVMALDAKLNFDSNALYRHKDILELRDLDEEDEKEIQASKFDLSYIALDGNIGCMVNGAGLAMATMDIIKYYGGDPANFLDVGGGATKEKVTEAFKIILSDEKVKGIFVNIFGGIMRCDVIAEGVIAAAKELGLDRPLVVRLEGTNVDLGKKMLNESGLNIVAADSMADGAQKIVGLVK, via the coding sequence ATGAATATCCATGAGTATCAAGGCAAGGCAGTGCTGAAACAGTACGGTGTCGCCGTACCCGAGGGCAAGGTGGCTTTCACCGTCGACGAGGCGGTCGAAGCGGCGAAAGAGCTCGGTACGCAGGTCGTCGTCGTCAAAGCGCAAATTCATGCCGGCGGCCGGGGTAAAGCCGGCGGCGTCAAAGTCGCCAAAAATTTGGACGAGGTGCGCCAATACGCCAGCGAAATTTTAGGCAAAGTGCTTGTCACGCATCAAACGGGTCCGGAAGGAAAAGAAGTGAAGCGGCTGCTCGTCGAGCAGGGCTGCGACATTAAGAAAGAATATTACATCGGGGTCGTCGTCGACCGCGGTACGGGCCGCGTCGTCATGATGGCTTCCGAAGAGGGCGGCACGGAGATCGAAGAAGTGGCCGCGCGCACGCCGGAGAAAATTTTCAAAGAAGTGATCGACCCCGCTGTCGGGCTGCAGCCGTTCCAGGCGAGAAAGCTCGCTTTTGCGATTCATATCCCGAACGAGCTGGTCAATAAAGCGGCGCAGTTCATGCTGTCCCTCTACAGCGCGTTTGTGGACAAGGACTGCTCGATCGCCGAGATCAATCCGCTCGTCGTCACGGGCGACGGCAATGTCATGGCGCTTGACGCCAAGCTGAACTTCGATTCCAACGCCCTGTACCGGCACAAGGACATCCTTGAGCTGCGCGACCTGGACGAGGAAGACGAAAAGGAAATTCAGGCATCCAAATTCGACCTGAGCTACATCGCGCTCGACGGCAACATCGGCTGCATGGTCAACGGCGCGGGTCTTGCGATGGCGACGATGGACATTATCAAATATTACGGCGGCGATCCGGCCAACTTCCTCGACGTAGGCGGCGGCGCGACCAAAGAGAAAGTAACGGAAGCGTTCAAAATCATTTTGTCCGACGAGAAGGTCAAAGGGATTTTCGTTAACATTTTCGGCGGCATCATGCGCTGCGACGTCATCGCGGAAGGCGTCATCGCCGCGGCGAAAGAGCTGGGTCTCGACCGTCCGCTCGTCGTTCGCCTCGAAGGCACGAACGTCGATTTGGGCAAAAAAATGCTGAACGAATCGGGACTGAACATCGTGGCCGCCGACTCCATGGCCGACGGCGCGCAAAAAATCGTCGGGCTCGTGAAGTAA